DNA sequence from the Synergistaceae bacterium genome:
TCCTGAGTGTAAGCGCTTCCCGCCGGGTAAGGGGGAGACGCGTCGAAGCTCACGGTCATCGTTCCCTGTCTTGCGGGCAGCACCAAAAAAAGCGTGTCGATCGTGGCCGACGTCACACCACCGTTCATTAGCAACACGGGGTTACGCGCCTCCACAATATTCGTGACGGCGTTCAGGAAAACGTTCGTGGGAGCTCCTCCCGTGTCGTAGTTGCTCGTCACCACCATCCACTGGGGACCCTGACCAGACGGACGAAGAAGGTCGTCAAATAGATATAGGGCTTCCGCTTCAGTAACCGGTAACACCGTCAGAACCACCGCCCAAACCATCAAAGCGGCCCAAGTTTTGCGCGTCCAAATTTTCCCATTCCGAGCATTCCCATTCCGAGTTTTCCACATCCAAGCTCCCAATTTCAACTCCTCCTTTGTTCCCAATCCATTATCACAATCATATATCACATATCACAATCATAAGGCGACCATCTTTGATTATCTATTTTGATTATCTATTTTGATCATCTATTTTTGATCCTCTATTTCTTCATCGGCTATCGCGCTTTCTTCTTTTATACGCGCTATACGCGCGAGTTCTAATACATGTGTGAACTCCAGAAACGCCGTGATGATGGAAAGGTGCTCAGTGGGTCGCAAAAGGGCCGCCCGCGAGAAACAAGACCCCACTCTTTTGACCCTGTCCGGGTATTTGGGGTTGTCGGGGTCCGCTCCGGTCAAGGCGGCGTAGGCCATCATCGCTAGCGCGTTGGCAGAGGGAACAGCGCTGTCCACGGCCGATTTGCGACGGTAAAAGATATACTCCTCGTCGGCGGCGGAAAGGAAAAATCCTCCTCGTTCCTCGTCCCAGAAGCGCTCCTCCAGTTTCAGAGAGAGGTTTTCTGCGTACTTCAACCAGTCTCTCTTCTGTTTGCTCATCGTCGCGGACTCGTAAAGCTCCATAACTCCCCACATCAGAGCGGCATAATCCCCAGGAAGCGCGGGAATGGCGGCCTCTTTCGCGCAATAGCGGCGTCGCCAGGAGCCTTTGGGGTCCACCAGAACTTTTTGCAAAAAAAGCGCGGCCCTTTCCGCGGAAAGCGTCCATTCTTTTTTCTCGAAAATGCGTCCGGCGTAGGCCAGAGCTCCGATGATCAAGCCATTCCAGTCCATTAAGATTTTGTTGTCCACCAAGGGTTTCGGCCGTTTCTCTCGCGCCTTGAGTAGAAATTTCCGGTCGTTTTCCAGGCGTTTTACCAATTCCGGCGGGCGAATGCCGTAACGCCTCGCCACCTCCATGTAGGGGATGGCCTCGTAAAGCACGTTGTATCCCGTCTGCCTCCCTGTCGTCTCATTGGTGAAATTCCCGCTCGGCATGACGGCGTAGGCCGCACAGAACAGTCCCGAGTCGCCCTGGGGCAGGCTCACGCGAATCTCATCCTCTGTCCAGATGTAATACTTACCCTCCTCTCCCTCGCTGTCCGCGTCCAGGGACGCCCAAAAACACGCCTCCGGGGATAGAAAATCCCGCGTGACGCAACTCACGATATCCTCCGCGAATTTGAGGTAGAAGGCGTCCGGCTTCATCTCCTGAGCCGCCGCCGCCACCCACAGAAGCATCGCCTGATCATAGAGCATCTTTTCAAAATGAGGGACCGTCCAGCGCTCGTCCGTGGTATACCGCGCGTATCCGCCACCTATGTGGTCGTGAATCCCTCCTGCCCACATTTTTCGAAGCGTCAGATCGACCATGGAGAAAATCTCCTCTTCCTCGTAAGCCGCGCTCCTGCGCAAGCTCCGCGCGAACCGCAAAAGAAAAAGCAATTTTGGAGCGCAAGGGAACTTTGGAGCGAAACCAAATCCACCCCAAATTCCGTCGAACGAGTTCCTTAACTCTTTCAACACCATTCTTGCCTGGAGTATGCTGATGGGACCTCCAGGGATGATGGGAAACCGAGAGATCAACGTGTCCGCCAGGTCTTTAGCGCCCTGTAGGACGTCTTCTTTCTGGGTCAGCCACAGCCATTTGACCCGGGGGATGATGTCGGCCAAGCCGGGCATTCTCCCTATCGTCCGCTTCGGCAGAAACGTAGCGGCAAAAAAAGGCTCTCCCGTAGGAGTCAAAAAAAGGTTGAGCGGCCATCCGTCGTTGCCGTTCTGGATCTGGCAGATCTCCATGAACAGCGCGTCCAGGTCGGGGCGTTCCTCTCGGTCCACCTTGATTGAAACACACACGTCGTTCAACAGCTCGGCGACTTCCTCGTCGTTGAAACACTCCTTTTCCATGACGTGGCACCAATGACACGAGGCGTACCCGATAGAAAGGAAAATTGGCTTGTCTTCTTCCTGAGCGAGCTCGAAAGCCTCTTTACCCCAGGGATACCACTCCACGGGATTTCGAGCGTGTAGCAGAAGATGGGGGCTTTTTTCCCCGGCTAGCTTATTTTCGCGCGGCATGTTCATGATATTCACGTTTTCCGCCTTTTTCGCCCGCGGCGTTCGCGGCAAGATTTCTGTCCTTGGCGGCAATGGGCAACAGATCCTCTATGGAGTCAATCACGCGCCAGGCCCCCAGCTCTTCGAGCCGCGTCCGCGTAAAGTTTCCCGTGGTCACGCCGATGGCGCGGACCCCCGCGGCGAGTCCCGTCGCCAGATCTACGTCGGAGTCCCCCACGTAAAGCGTCTCCTGACGAGCGACGCCGAAGCGCTCCATCAGGTTCTCCAACATGGCGGGGTTTGGCTTGTGAGGCAATCCGTCGATGGGGCCGACAATCGCGTCGAAGTACTGGGAGGTTTCACTTTTGTCCATTGCTATCCGGGGATTGTACCGGTTCGAGGCTACGGCGAGAAAAATCCCCATTTCCCGCAAGGCCGTCAAAGCGCGTGGAACGTTGGGGAACGGACGTATTTCATATTCGAGAGGCGCAGCTTTCTCGCGGTAGAGGTCGATCCATTCCCGCCTCCACTCGCCCCAGATTCCCCGAAGAAAATCCTCCAGAGGAAGGGCCGCGTATTCCAACACCGTCTGACGGGTGACAAAGGGCTTACCGAGCGTATGAGCCACTTCATTGATCGCGCTCGCGATCACGTAACTGGAGTCTACGATCGTCATGTCATGGTCAAATACTAACAACTTTACCAAATTCAGCACCTCGTTATTTCTTTATATTCCCATATATTCCCATATGATATTTCTTTTTCTATATAATATTTCTATAATTTATAATAATTTTTTTCTATAATTTTAATAGATGAATTATCCCTAAATTGTGAAAAAGCCCCTTCGAGTGAACCGCACTTTCAAGCGGCACACGTCTCAGCGTCTCGGACGAAAGCGCTTTTGATGATGTTAGCACGCATATTGTGCTCTGTCTTCCTCTTTTTTTGTTGTATCATAGCCCATATCGGCTTCGAAATTTTGACGTCGTCAGATTTTACAGTGGAGGTTATCTCATGCGTACGGGCTTCTCGATGTGTTCTTTTCCGTTCTCCGTGTTTCCATTCAGCGAAGCGATGGTACGTGTGACCCAATGCGTCGATTTCTATCTTCGGAGTGCTTCATGAGCGACGACGATTTTCTGAAGGAGCCTGGCATCAGGGTTTCTACGCAATGGCTTTTTTTGCCTCCTATAACGGCGCTTTGCACCGTGGTGGTAGCGGGGTTATTTTCTTCCGACTCCCGTGTTCCCGTAGACGACGCGATATGGGGACTCTTGGGGTTATTTTTCATCATCTTGACCGTTCTTTATGGGATCTTCATCCGCAGAAATTTTACTAAGGGTTTTTTCCCCGTGCAACTTATTGCCCAGGGAATCCTGCTCTGCCCTCTGTCTCTGAAGTTGGGGGCGAGAATGTTTCAGTGGGTAGGAGTGATTCTGGCGATTTGCGGAGCCGTGGTGCTGGCGGTGCTCTACTACCGTTTCCGCCCCGTGTCCTCAGGGTACACCTATGTACCGGAGTTTTCGCCGTATTTCACTTTTCTGCCGCTGCCTTGCGCCATTACCGACGCGGAGGGGAATGTCATCGCCGTCACTGAGGTTATGCTACAACTGACGCAAAAAAAACGCGAGGCGGTGGAAGGAGAAAAAATCTCCTCGATCCTGCCCCTCGACCAAGAGACAATCGACCTGGCCGGCAGGTCCTGGAAAATCCTCCAAACCCCTATAAAGCGACCTTTCGCCGAAACAGAGGAGACGAACTACTATTTCCAGCTCGAAGAAATGCGGGACGTGGCTATCACCTTGCCCTCATACGTCAGTGAGGAGGCGATTTTCATAGACCCCGCTACCTCCCTTTACACTCGATCCTATGCAGAAAGGAGGGTGAACGAGGAACTCTATCGCGTCCGGCGCTACCAGCGAAAGGGGGCCGCCGTCCTCATCCGCATGATTTTCCAGGGAAACACTCCTCTTCCGAAAGAAAACGAAATCTTCAACGCCTACTGCCGCTACCTTCGCTCAAACACGAGGATGTCTGATATCGCCTGCCTCGTGGGACCGCGGGACCTTTTGCTAGTCATGCCGGAGGTTTCTCTGGAGCAGGCTGAAATGGCGATAGGTCGTTTGGTGGACTTCGTTCCTCACGTCCAGGAAGAACTGAAGGGCTTCGATGGCGCTGCGGAAATCCAAGAAGAGATCCTCTTCTTCGATTCGTCATCGGAAGATCTGAACTTCGATCTAGTCCTGAACAAACTGGACGAGGCTCTGGGCGTTTAAGACATGTCTGACGCCCCTATCTTTATTTATATCTTTATTTAAACGTGTAACGTACTTAATTTAAACGTGTAACGTACCTTAGGAGGTTTTCTTGATTCCCTATACTTTGATTGTTTTTATTCTCGCCAACTTATACCTTTACATGGAATTGCGATCAGCCTTCAGAAAGGGACGTTGGAACGGGGTTTATTTGTTGTGGGCCGTCGTGGGAGCGGTCGCGCCCTTCGTCTTCAAGATGAATCTGTGGTCTGGACGCGTAGTGGAGGTTCTCTCCTCCTTGTCTTTCGCGTGGGTTGCGATCGTGGGGATGACTTGTGTGGGCATGTTCTTCGCGGACGTCCTCGCTCTGATGGCCAGACTCATGGATCGAATATGGGGGACCGAGTGGCGTCCTTTCCTCGCGCCCCATAGGCGAGTGCCCGTCGTGTTGTTTTTGGCGGCGGTGTTGACGCTCTATAGCCTTTACGAGGCCTGGAACATTCGACGCGTGGACCTAACCTTCGAGACGCGAAAGCTACCGGAGGGCGTCGAGCGTCTGCGTCTGGTACACCTCACAGATACTCACATCGGCGGGGTTTGTTCTTTGGAGCGACTTCGAAAGGTTATGGATATCGTGCGATCAGCGGAACCGGACCTTTTGGTGATAACGGGAGACCTACTGGACCGTGACGCGAGTTTTAGCCAGGACGAGGCGGAACCGCTGTTCACTCACGGGGCGCGGTTCGGAGCCTATGCTGTCACGGGCAATCACGAATTTCACGCGGAAATCGAACGAGTGGAGGACTTCATGCGAAACGCTGGGGTGATTTTGCTTCGAGACGCTCAGGTGGACGTCGCGGGCATCACCATCGTCGGTCTGGACGACCCCGCGAAATTCGGGCGGTATGTCTTGGAGCTCCCAGAGTTGCCCGATGGCCTAACGTTTCCAGAGGACCGGTTCGTGCTGCTCTTGAAACATCGTCCAGGGGTTCTTCCGGAAACGGAGGGAAAGTTTGACCTGCAACTGTCTGGTCATACTCACGGTGGGCAAATCTGGCCCTACCACTACGCGGTACAATGGTTCTACGGACACGTTCAAGGCTTGTCCTACAAGGGCACGAGCGCTGTCTACGTCAGTAACGGCGCGGGAGGATTGCCACTACGTTTCTTGGCGCCGCCGGAAGTCACGGTCATTGACTTAGTGAAGCCGGTAAAAAGCGTAATCAGCGGAAACTGAAAAGGGCGCTGTCCGCATAATCTGGAGAGTCGGGAGGATGTGCTTTTGATTCATGGCGTTTTGATTTTTTTAACGGCCACTAACGTGTATCTTTATTGGAAGCTGCGTTCGGGGTTCGGGGGCGGATCTTTGATTGGATGGAACGGAATCTATCTGATCTGGGCACTTGGGGGTGTTGTGTTGCCCTTCGTTTCCCGATCCGGTCTCTTGGGTTCGGGGCGCGCGTCGGAAATTTTATTTGCCCTTTCTTTTACCTGGGTCGCGATCGTGGGCATGGCCTGCATGGTTTTCCTTACCGTAGACGTGGCTTCCTTGGTGGCTCATCTTGTGGATTGGGCGTTGGGAACCTCGTCCCGCCGATTTTTTGCGCCACGCAAGTGCGTGCCCGCGACCCTCATTTTGGTTGCGATGATGGCGCTCTATAGCTTTTATGAAGCCTGGACAGTCCGGCGCGTGGACTTGACCCTGGAAACGACGAAGCTACCGGAAGGTATGGAGCGCCTGCGGCTGGCGCATTTGACGGATATCCACATCGGCGGGGTGTATACGGTAGGACGGCTTCGGAAGGTCATGGACATCGTGCGCTCGGCAAAACCAGACCTTTTGGTGATGACGGGAGATCTGGTGGACGGTGACATGCGTTTCCGCCAGGAGGAGGAGAAATTGCTATCCACCCACGGAGCACGGTTTGGGGCCTTCGCCGTTACGGGCAACCATGATTTTTACTCAGGCATCGAACAGGCGGAGACTTTTACAAGGCGCGCCGGCTTCTCACTGCTGCGGGACGAACAAACGGAGGTTGCCGGTATCGTCATCATCGGCCTGGACGATCCCGCAAGGTTCGGAAGGGGCGTCTTCGATCCGGGGCATTTTCCAGAAAACCTGAAGTTCCCCGATGACAAATTCGTCTTGCTCTTGAAGCACCGCCCGCAAGTCCCTGACGGCATAGAGGGCAAGTTCGACCTTCAACTGTCCGGCCACACTCACGGCGGACAGATCTGGCCTTTCGGCTATGTGGCAAAGTGGATAAACAAACACGTTCAGCACCTGTCCTATAGAGGCGACAGCGCTATTTACATCAGCAATGGAGCCGGGTTCTGGGGTCCGCCCCTGCGCTTCCTGACACCTCCAGAGGTCACGGTCGTTGATTTGCTGCAAAAGCCTAAGTGATTGCGAATCTCTATATCTCTATAATCTATATCTCGATAAAGGGGGAAATGTTCATTGCGACGTAGCTTTTTGTTAGGATGTTTTATGATGTTTCTTTTGACAGGAATCATGGGAATCACAGGCGAAGCCCAGGAAGCCAACGCAACCAGGATGGACAAAGTCCCGCCAGTGATATCGGTGGACTTTTATCCCAGCGGAGCCCGCTTTGTTTTTGAGATTTTCGAGGTTGCCGAGGACCCTGGTTACCGGGAGTTTGAGTTCTACCTGCCGGGGGCCTTCGACTTTCAAAACGTGCGCCCTCTGACCCAGGGTGATGTAACTACCTTCAGTGTCGATTCATTGAATCTCGGCCGCTGGGAGCCACAGGAGCTGGAGCCCCTGAAGCGGATCGTTGCGGACAGAACCCGAGAACTCAATCTGCTGCAGGGGCGTCAAAGGGCTTTGAAGCAGGCTCTATCCTTGTTCGACGCTCCTCTCTCTCTGGATATAAAAGACCCGCAACTGCTGTCCCACGTGGATGACCTGTACAACGCGCGCCTTCGCTTCGAGTCCCGGATGGTGGACGCGCGTATCGCCGTCAAAGAAGCAAAAGAGGAATTGCGGAAGGCCGAGGAGGAACTGAAATTGCTCCAGGCCGAACGTGAAGGCAAGAGGCCTTATAACGACGAGTCTATCCTTCGAGTTTGCGGAACCGCGGTGAAGCCTGCTCCCATTTTAGTCGAGGCCTATACTTCCGCTGCCAGGTGGAACGCGCGTTACGACATGGACTTGAGCAGCGAGACGGGCGATATAGTCGCGAAAATGCGGGCTCAGGTCTGGCAGAAGACGGGGCTAAACATCGAAGGCGAGTTTTCTTTCCACACGCGTCACCCATCCTCCACGGTGCCCCTCTATGAGCTGGGACCTCTGCGGGTGAACCTGAGAAGGCAACCCCCGAAGCCCTTGGTTAAGAATGACCGCGCGTCGATGGCGATGATGGAATCTGGAGAAGCGAACATGTTTAAGGCGCTTGACGCCAAACCCGTGTCTCCTATGGAGGTGCCCGTCATGAACTTGACACCGGCGGACATCACCGTGAAAGGGATAGGGGAGATCAAAGGGGATGGTACCCGGGAGGACATCGCATTAGGGGTTTTTCAAATGAAAAGCGACGTTTTGTTGGTCTCCATTCCTGAGCAAAACAGCGAAACGTGGATTGTCGCCAGCATGGATCACTCCTCTTCATCCCTGTCGTCCACCATACCCCTTTTGCCGGGTCCAGCTGACTTGACCGTGAATGGCGCCGGCAGCGGTAAAACGAACATCCCAGCCTTCGGTTTGCAGGAACAAATCCCCTTCGGCATGGCCTCGCGATTGACCTCTCGTAAAGAACCTTTTGTTTCTAAAACGGGAACCACCTGGATCGGCAAGGGCGTTCTGGAGGACGGTTATACTCTCATCGTCACCAATGGGACGGAGACAGCGTGGGAGGTTCTCGTGAAAGACCGTATTCCCATACCCGTGAACGAGAAAATACAACTCGAGGTGAAAAAAATTGCCCCGACTCCAGCGGAACGGGACCCAGAGAACCGCCTGACGTGGAAAATCGATCTCCAGCCCGGCGAGACGAAACGAATCGTTGTGGAGTTCACGCTTCATTACCCCAGCGACGAGACGTTGGAATACATACGATAGCTATAGCTCAGTCCCCGCGTCCACCATACGGATACGGTAGAGTGAGACTTGACTACTAATCTGAGATACTATATATTCTGCATTTAGAGATGAGATAGGCATCCTGACCAGGTGAGGCGAAGGTAATGTCGCAGGTCATAGCAGTAGAAGACATTAGACCCATTCGGGAATTGGTGTACGAATATCTGAAAAGCGCAATAGGAACAGGGGAGATTCCCAGCGGCAGACGATTGAATGAATCGGAGCTGGCTCTGAAGCTCAACATAAGTCGTACGCCTATCCGTGAAGCCATTCGGAAGCTAGAGTCTGATGGGCTGGTGGAGGCGATTCCCCGCCGAGGCGTTGTCGTTCGGGATGTTGACATGACGGAAATTATCGAAATCTACATGATTCGCCAAGCCTTGGAGGTCATGGCCTTCAAGGCCGCGGCGGAACGGATCACCCCGAAAGAACTGAAAAAAGCCCGAAAATATCTTTGCGACGCTGAAACCCTTCTGTCGAAAAAAGAATTTGAAGAGTACTTTCTCGTCAACGAATTGTTCACGAATGTTGTTATTAAAGCGGGCCACCTGCCAAAAATCACCCAGTTGATTGCCAGCTATCGCGACCAGCTTCGGCGGTATCGCAAGATTACCCTCTCAGAGCCGCATCGCCAACAGAAAGTGATACGGCAACATTCGGACATCTTGGATGCCATCGAAAACCACGACGTGGAGAAGGTAGGGGATCTCGTCTTTCAGCACCTGGAAGATGCTTTAGAGGTTTGCAGGCGCAACAACAATGCCCATGCCTGATAAACCGCGCAACAGGTCATGTGACAGGTCATGTGGATGAGTTCTGAACGGGTTCTCCGCGCTCCCTCAGACTTCAAGCAAAGAGCCGAGCTTCTCGCCTCCAGGGGGCTTTCCGTTCCGGGCGGAGAGGATGTCGTCTTAGGGCTTTTCGACGAAGAGCTACTTGTGGCCACAGGGTCACTGGTGGGGCGCGTCATTGAGGGCGTTGCCGTAAAAAAGGAACGCGAAGGCCAAGGGTTGACATCCGAACTTCTGAGCTTTTTGTTGAGATACGCCTCCGACGCTGGAATATGGAATCTTTTTCTCTTCACCAAACCCACCGAGGCGTTGCGCTTCGTTGACCTGGGGTTCCGTTTCGTGGCCTCCACGGACTCCGCCGCGTTGTTGGAGTGGGGACGGCCGGGGATAGAAGAGTTTCTAAAGAATTTGGCGCTCCAATCGTCGGGGCGATTTTCGGATCGATTTGAAGATCAATTTGAAGATCGATTTAAAGATCAATTTAAAGATCGATTTGAAGATCAATTTGAAGAAAACGGGGAAAAAACTTCGCGCCGAGGAGAGCGGAGTTTTAGTTGCAATTGCGGTTGCGTGGTGGCCAACTGTAACCCCTTCACGCGAGGACACCGATACCTCATCGAAACGGCGTCCCTCGTCAGCGAGCGCCTTTACGTCATTGTGGTCGAGGACCCAGGGGGAGTCGTAAACGCCGCCAACCGGCCGGCCTTTCCCTTCGAGGTTCGGTTCCGGCTCGTGCGCGAGGGCGTGAAGGACCTTCGTAACGTTTTCGTTCTTAGCGGAGGGGAGTATGTGATTTCCGCCGCCACTTTTCCCTCCTACTTCACTGGGGAGAAAGATGTCGCCTTCGTCCACGCGGCCCTCGACCTGGAAATCTTCGCGACCCGCATCGCCCCGGCCCTTTCCATAACCAGACGTTTTGTGGGTACCGAGCCTTTTTCCCCCGTGACGAACATCTACAACGAGACCATGAAGCGCCTTCTGCCCCGGCACGGTATCGCGGTGGAGGAACTGGAGCGGATACAAGTGGGCGGTACGGCCGTCAGCGCGTCCCGCGTCCGTGCCCTCCTGAGGAAAGGAAGCGTCGAGGATGCGCGTGAACTCGTTCCTCCTTGCACGTGGCGCTTTCTCGACTCCTCCGAAGCCGAGCCAGTGCTGCGAAAACTGCGTGGATAAGACAGGATCAAACAGGATGAGACAAAGCCTTTGCTCAAATGTTCCTAACGCTGTTGCCGCTTTGCTGAATGCGCGAGAGGAGCGGTGGCTACGACGTCTAGCCTTGTCGGAGCGTGGCACTCTCCTCACTGTTACCCTCAACCTGCCGGGGCCGGACAAATGCCTGCCTCAGTGGTTGGCGTTTTACGCCGCCGCCCGGAACGACTTAGAAGAAAACTTAGCCATTCGAGGATATGACGTTGTTCTCGCGTCCTTTTACCTGAGCGCCGCAGGGCCAGAGACCCATTTTCTCCTTGTGGATAAGGCGATTAAGGCGGCGGAACTCAAGCGCGCGATGGTCGATTTCGAGGAACGCTACCCAGCGGGACGGCTTTTGGACCTGGACGTCATGGCCAGCGAAGGAGAACCCTTGGGGCGGGAATCGCTTGGCCTACCTCCTCGTTCTTGTCTTTGTTGTTCTCGGCCGGCCAAGGAATGCGCGGCCCAGGCGCGGCATCCTCTCGATCAGGTCCTGCGGGCGGCCGAACGCTTCTTACGCGTTTTTGAATGACGGATCTGGAAATAGCGGGGTTCGCCGTCCGATCCCTTCTGCTCGAAGCCTCTCTCGCCCCTAAACCTGGACTGGTGACACCTTATAACAACGGATCCCACAAGGATATGAATTTTCAGGCATTTGTAAAAAGCGCATTAGCTCTGATCCACTGTTTCGAGACGTGCGCCGCCGTCGGGCGAGATTTCGCGGGACTCCCTCCCGAAGACGCTCTTCCTTCTCTTCGTAAAGCGGGGCTTCAAGGGGAAAAGGCCATGTACCGCGTCACGGAGGGAGTCAACACGCATAAAGGAGCCATATACCTGCTGGGTTTTTTGTGCGCCGCCGTCGGAAGAGCGCTTGGACAATCGGATGCTTTATCAGGAGGAGTTCCGCCTCCGAGAGATTTAGCACGATCAGCTGGGTCTTTTGTCCGGGGGACCGTTCAGCGAGAACTCGTCTCCCTCGCGCGCAAAGCCCCTACCGCTTTCACAGCGGGGGAACGAGCCTATCGAGACTGCGGCTTCACGGGAGCGCGAGGCGAGGTGGAGGGCGGATACCCCTTAACGCTGGAAGCCCTATCGTATCTCGACACCCAATTATCTTTTACTCAATTACAATTGCCTTCCTGCCGGCTTAAGGACGCTCTCGTGGATACGTTTTTTTTTATCGTCGCCCGCAATTCTGACACCAACCTCTACGCGCGGGGCGGTCTGGAGGGCGTCGAAACGGCGAAAACGCTGGCTCAGGAGGTCCTTCGGAGCGGTGGGGTATCGACTCCCCAAGGGCGCGAAAAAATACGGAGCGCAGAAAAGATCTTCGTCCAAAAAAACCTGAGCCCTGGCGGAAGCGCGGATATTTTATCCTCCACGGTTTTTCTGCTTCAGATTATGGAACTTGCCATATACGCCCAAGATGCCGTATCATTA
Encoded proteins:
- a CDS encoding thioredoxin domain-containing protein encodes the protein MPRTPRAKKAENVNIMNMPRENKLAGEKSPHLLLHARNPVEWYPWGKEAFELAQEEDKPIFLSIGYASCHWCHVMEKECFNDEEVAELLNDVCVSIKVDREERPDLDALFMEICQIQNGNDGWPLNLFLTPTGEPFFAATFLPKRTIGRMPGLADIIPRVKWLWLTQKEDVLQGAKDLADTLISRFPIIPGGPISILQARMVLKELRNSFDGIWGGFGFAPKFPCAPKLLFLLRFARSLRRSAAYEEEEIFSMVDLTLRKMWAGGIHDHIGGGYARYTTDERWTVPHFEKMLYDQAMLLWVAAAAQEMKPDAFYLKFAEDIVSCVTRDFLSPEACFWASLDADSEGEEGKYYIWTEDEIRVSLPQGDSGLFCAAYAVMPSGNFTNETTGRQTGYNVLYEAIPYMEVARRYGIRPPELVKRLENDRKFLLKAREKRPKPLVDNKILMDWNGLIIGALAYAGRIFEKKEWTLSAERAALFLQKVLVDPKGSWRRRYCAKEAAIPALPGDYAALMWGVMELYESATMSKQKRDWLKYAENLSLKLEERFWDEERGGFFLSAADEEYIFYRRKSAVDSAVPSANALAMMAYAALTGADPDNPKYPDRVKRVGSCFSRAALLRPTEHLSIITAFLEFTHVLELARIARIKEESAIADEEIEDQK
- a CDS encoding HAD family hydrolase, with amino-acid sequence MLNLVKLLVFDHDMTIVDSSYVIASAINEVAHTLGKPFVTRQTVLEYAALPLEDFLRGIWGEWRREWIDLYREKAAPLEYEIRPFPNVPRALTALREMGIFLAVASNRYNPRIAMDKSETSQYFDAIVGPIDGLPHKPNPAMLENLMERFGVARQETLYVGDSDVDLATGLAAGVRAIGVTTGNFTRTRLEELGAWRVIDSIEDLLPIAAKDRNLAANAAGEKGGKREYHEHAARK
- a CDS encoding metallophosphoesterase, coding for MIPYTLIVFILANLYLYMELRSAFRKGRWNGVYLLWAVVGAVAPFVFKMNLWSGRVVEVLSSLSFAWVAIVGMTCVGMFFADVLALMARLMDRIWGTEWRPFLAPHRRVPVVLFLAAVLTLYSLYEAWNIRRVDLTFETRKLPEGVERLRLVHLTDTHIGGVCSLERLRKVMDIVRSAEPDLLVITGDLLDRDASFSQDEAEPLFTHGARFGAYAVTGNHEFHAEIERVEDFMRNAGVILLRDAQVDVAGITIVGLDDPAKFGRYVLELPELPDGLTFPEDRFVLLLKHRPGVLPETEGKFDLQLSGHTHGGQIWPYHYAVQWFYGHVQGLSYKGTSAVYVSNGAGGLPLRFLAPPEVTVIDLVKPVKSVISGN
- a CDS encoding metallophosphoesterase encodes the protein MIHGVLIFLTATNVYLYWKLRSGFGGGSLIGWNGIYLIWALGGVVLPFVSRSGLLGSGRASEILFALSFTWVAIVGMACMVFLTVDVASLVAHLVDWALGTSSRRFFAPRKCVPATLILVAMMALYSFYEAWTVRRVDLTLETTKLPEGMERLRLAHLTDIHIGGVYTVGRLRKVMDIVRSAKPDLLVMTGDLVDGDMRFRQEEEKLLSTHGARFGAFAVTGNHDFYSGIEQAETFTRRAGFSLLRDEQTEVAGIVIIGLDDPARFGRGVFDPGHFPENLKFPDDKFVLLLKHRPQVPDGIEGKFDLQLSGHTHGGQIWPFGYVAKWINKHVQHLSYRGDSAIYISNGAGFWGPPLRFLTPPEVTVVDLLQKPK
- a CDS encoding DUF4139 domain-containing protein, translating into MMFLLTGIMGITGEAQEANATRMDKVPPVISVDFYPSGARFVFEIFEVAEDPGYREFEFYLPGAFDFQNVRPLTQGDVTTFSVDSLNLGRWEPQELEPLKRIVADRTRELNLLQGRQRALKQALSLFDAPLSLDIKDPQLLSHVDDLYNARLRFESRMVDARIAVKEAKEELRKAEEELKLLQAEREGKRPYNDESILRVCGTAVKPAPILVEAYTSAARWNARYDMDLSSETGDIVAKMRAQVWQKTGLNIEGEFSFHTRHPSSTVPLYELGPLRVNLRRQPPKPLVKNDRASMAMMESGEANMFKALDAKPVSPMEVPVMNLTPADITVKGIGEIKGDGTREDIALGVFQMKSDVLLVSIPEQNSETWIVASMDHSSSSLSSTIPLLPGPADLTVNGAGSGKTNIPAFGLQEQIPFGMASRLTSRKEPFVSKTGTTWIGKGVLEDGYTLIVTNGTETAWEVLVKDRIPIPVNEKIQLEVKKIAPTPAERDPENRLTWKIDLQPGETKRIVVEFTLHYPSDETLEYIR
- a CDS encoding GntR family transcriptional regulator — its product is MSQVIAVEDIRPIRELVYEYLKSAIGTGEIPSGRRLNESELALKLNISRTPIREAIRKLESDGLVEAIPRRGVVVRDVDMTEIIEIYMIRQALEVMAFKAAAERITPKELKKARKYLCDAETLLSKKEFEEYFLVNELFTNVVIKAGHLPKITQLIASYRDQLRRYRKITLSEPHRQQKVIRQHSDILDAIENHDVEKVGDLVFQHLEDALEVCRRNNNAHA
- a CDS encoding GNAT family N-acetyltransferase codes for the protein MSSERVLRAPSDFKQRAELLASRGLSVPGGEDVVLGLFDEELLVATGSLVGRVIEGVAVKKEREGQGLTSELLSFLLRYASDAGIWNLFLFTKPTEALRFVDLGFRFVASTDSAALLEWGRPGIEEFLKNLALQSSGRFSDRFEDQFEDRFKDQFKDRFEDQFEENGEKTSRRGERSFSCNCGCVVANCNPFTRGHRYLIETASLVSERLYVIVVEDPGGVVNAANRPAFPFEVRFRLVREGVKDLRNVFVLSGGEYVISAATFPSYFTGEKDVAFVHAALDLEIFATRIAPALSITRRFVGTEPFSPVTNIYNETMKRLLPRHGIAVEELERIQVGGTAVSASRVRALLRKGSVEDARELVPPCTWRFLDSSEAEPVLRKLRG
- the citX gene encoding citrate lyase holo-[acyl-carrier protein] synthase is translated as MRQSLCSNVPNAVAALLNAREERWLRRLALSERGTLLTVTLNLPGPDKCLPQWLAFYAAARNDLEENLAIRGYDVVLASFYLSAAGPETHFLLVDKAIKAAELKRAMVDFEERYPAGRLLDLDVMASEGEPLGRESLGLPPRSCLCCSRPAKECAAQARHPLDQVLRAAERFLRVFE
- a CDS encoding triphosphoribosyl-dephospho-CoA synthase, with the translated sequence MTDLEIAGFAVRSLLLEASLAPKPGLVTPYNNGSHKDMNFQAFVKSALALIHCFETCAAVGRDFAGLPPEDALPSLRKAGLQGEKAMYRVTEGVNTHKGAIYLLGFLCAAVGRALGQSDALSGGVPPPRDLARSAGSFVRGTVQRELVSLARKAPTAFTAGERAYRDCGFTGARGEVEGGYPLTLEALSYLDTQLSFTQLQLPSCRLKDALVDTFFFIVARNSDTNLYARGGLEGVETAKTLAQEVLRSGGVSTPQGREKIRSAEKIFVQKNLSPGGSADILSSTVFLLQIMELAIYAQDAVSLAGNEE